In a genomic window of Nothobranchius furzeri strain GRZ-AD chromosome 14, NfurGRZ-RIMD1, whole genome shotgun sequence:
- the harbi1 gene encoding putative nuclease HARBI1 isoform X3, which yields MAIPIAILDCDLLLHGRGSKILDRFDLDSVSDNFLLTNFGFPRDFILYLVDLLREALCRRTQRSRAISPEVQVLAALGFYTSGSFQTSMGDTIGISQASMSRCVSNVTRALVEKAPQFITFNREPSFEEFERVAGFPGVLGVLDCVQVAIKAPNSEDSTYVNKKGFHSVACQLVCDARGLLLSTETHWPGGLEDTIVLERSAVHKHLQDNKEGWLLGDGRYPLRKWLMTPVERPESPAEFQYNLAHVATHEIVDRTFRAIQTRFRLRVTCDTSYLCSILQRRARPSSWPAVFSTTSLFSLDWTPGLWRGRSLLSSPKSWTRNQRTGTAKQKSSENRSSTNTSAETAPAGGIKDTDTALLMQFLLFCWFLLY from the exons ATGGCCATCCCTATAGCCATCTTGGACTGTGATCTCCTCTTACACGGTCGAGGCAGCAAGATCCTGGACCGCTTCGACCTGGACTCCGTCTCAGATAACTTCCTCCTCACCAACTTTGGCTTTCCAAGAGATTTCATCTTGTATCTGGTGGATTTACTCAGAGAG GCTCTGTGCAGACGAACCCAGCGGTCCAGGGCCATCAGTCCTGAGGTTCAGGTCTTGGCTGCGTTGGGTTTTTACACATCCGGGTCATTCCAGACGTCTATGGGAGACACGATAGGGATCAGCCAGGCGTCCATGTCCAGGTGTGTGTCCAACGTGACCAGAGCCTTGGTGGAGAAGGCCCCTCAGTTCATCACCTTCAACAG AGAGCCGTCCTTCGAGGAGTTTGAGAGAGTGGCTGGATTTCCGGGAGTTCTCGGGGTTCTGGACTGTGTTCAG GTTGCCATCAAAGCTCCGAACAGCGAAGACTCCACATACGTGAACAAGAAGGGGTTTCACTCGGTGGCCTGTCAGCTGGTCTGCGATGCGCGGGGTTTGTTACTCAGCACAGAAACGCACTGGCCGGGCGGACTCGAGGACACCATAGTTTTAGAAAGGTCTGCTGTCCACAAACATCTGCAGGACAACAAGGAAGGCTGGCTGCTGG GTGATGGGCGTTACCCTTTAAGGAAGTGGCTGATGACCCCGGTGGAGCGTCCCGAGTCCCCCGCAGAGTTTCAGTATAACCTGGCTCATGTGGCCACGCATGAGATCGTGGACAGAACGTTTAGAGCCATCCAGACCAGATTCAG GCTCCGTGTGACATGTGACACATCCTATTTGTGCAGTATTCTCCAGAGAAGAGCTCGTCCATCCTCCTGGCCTGCTGTGTTCTCCACAACATCTCTCTTCAGTCTGGACTGGACGCCTGGACTCTGGAGAGGACGGAGCCTCTTGAGCAGCCCAAAATCCTGGACCAGAAACCAGAGGACCGGGACAGCGAAGCAGAAGAGCTCAGAAAACAGATCATCCACAAACACTTCAGCTGAGACAGCTCCGGCAGGAGGGATAAAAGACACGGACACGGCGCTGCTGATgcagtttttattattttgctgGTTTCTACTCTACTGA
- the harbi1 gene encoding putative nuclease HARBI1 isoform X2: MCFCGLFWLRNAANLKGPTDYSRLLYYKRSKRLLLAVCIPRSMAIPIAILDCDLLLHGRGSKILDRFDLDSVSDNFLLTNFGFPRDFILYLVDLLREALCRRTQRSRAISPEVQVLAALGFYTSGSFQTSMGDTIGISQASMSRCVSNVTRALVEKAPQFITFNREPSFEEFERVAGFPGVLGVLDCVQVAIKAPNSEDSTYVNKKGFHSVACQLVCDARGLLLSTETHWPGGLEDTIVLERSAVHKHLQDNKEGWLLGDGRYPLRKWLMTPVERPESPAEFQYNLAHVATHEIVDRTFRAIQTRFRCLDGTKGYLQYSPEKSSSILLACCVLHNISLQSGLDAWTLERTEPLEQPKILDQKPEDRDSEAEELRKQIIHKHFS; the protein is encoded by the exons ATGTGTTTTTGTGGCTTGTTTTGGTTGAGAAATGCTGCTAATCTGAAG GGTCCCACTGACTACTCCAGGCTGCTTTACTACAAAAGGAGCAAGCGTTTATTGTTGGCAGTCTGTATTCCCCGCAGCATGGCCATCCCTATAGCCATCTTGGACTGTGATCTCCTCTTACACGGTCGAGGCAGCAAGATCCTGGACCGCTTCGACCTGGACTCCGTCTCAGATAACTTCCTCCTCACCAACTTTGGCTTTCCAAGAGATTTCATCTTGTATCTGGTGGATTTACTCAGAGAG GCTCTGTGCAGACGAACCCAGCGGTCCAGGGCCATCAGTCCTGAGGTTCAGGTCTTGGCTGCGTTGGGTTTTTACACATCCGGGTCATTCCAGACGTCTATGGGAGACACGATAGGGATCAGCCAGGCGTCCATGTCCAGGTGTGTGTCCAACGTGACCAGAGCCTTGGTGGAGAAGGCCCCTCAGTTCATCACCTTCAACAG AGAGCCGTCCTTCGAGGAGTTTGAGAGAGTGGCTGGATTTCCGGGAGTTCTCGGGGTTCTGGACTGTGTTCAG GTTGCCATCAAAGCTCCGAACAGCGAAGACTCCACATACGTGAACAAGAAGGGGTTTCACTCGGTGGCCTGTCAGCTGGTCTGCGATGCGCGGGGTTTGTTACTCAGCACAGAAACGCACTGGCCGGGCGGACTCGAGGACACCATAGTTTTAGAAAGGTCTGCTGTCCACAAACATCTGCAGGACAACAAGGAAGGCTGGCTGCTGG GTGATGGGCGTTACCCTTTAAGGAAGTGGCTGATGACCCCGGTGGAGCGTCCCGAGTCCCCCGCAGAGTTTCAGTATAACCTGGCTCATGTGGCCACGCATGAGATCGTGGACAGAACGTTTAGAGCCATCCAGACCAGATTCAGGTGTTTAGACGGCACAAAGGGTTACCTACAG TATTCTCCAGAGAAGAGCTCGTCCATCCTCCTGGCCTGCTGTGTTCTCCACAACATCTCTCTTCAGTCTGGACTGGACGCCTGGACTCTGGAGAGGACGGAGCCTCTTGAGCAGCCCAAAATCCTGGACCAGAAACCAGAGGACCGGGACAGCGAAGCAGAAGAGCTCAGAAAACAGATCATCCACAAACACTTCAGCTGA
- the harbi1 gene encoding putative nuclease HARBI1 isoform X1 translates to MCFCGLFWLRNAANLKGPTDYSRLLYYKRSKRLLLAVCIPRSMAIPIAILDCDLLLHGRGSKILDRFDLDSVSDNFLLTNFGFPRDFILYLVDLLREALCRRTQRSRAISPEVQVLAALGFYTSGSFQTSMGDTIGISQASMSRCVSNVTRALVEKAPQFITFNREPSFEEFERVAGFPGVLGVLDCVQVAIKAPNSEDSTYVNKKGFHSVACQLVCDARGLLLSTETHWPGGLEDTIVLERSAVHKHLQDNKEGWLLGDGRYPLRKWLMTPVERPESPAEFQYNLAHVATHEIVDRTFRAIQTRFRLRVTCDTSYLCSILQRRARPSSWPAVFSTTSLFSLDWTPGLWRGRSLLSSPKSWTRNQRTGTAKQKSSENRSSTNTSAETAPAGGIKDTDTALLMQFLLFCWFLLY, encoded by the exons ATGTGTTTTTGTGGCTTGTTTTGGTTGAGAAATGCTGCTAATCTGAAG GGTCCCACTGACTACTCCAGGCTGCTTTACTACAAAAGGAGCAAGCGTTTATTGTTGGCAGTCTGTATTCCCCGCAGCATGGCCATCCCTATAGCCATCTTGGACTGTGATCTCCTCTTACACGGTCGAGGCAGCAAGATCCTGGACCGCTTCGACCTGGACTCCGTCTCAGATAACTTCCTCCTCACCAACTTTGGCTTTCCAAGAGATTTCATCTTGTATCTGGTGGATTTACTCAGAGAG GCTCTGTGCAGACGAACCCAGCGGTCCAGGGCCATCAGTCCTGAGGTTCAGGTCTTGGCTGCGTTGGGTTTTTACACATCCGGGTCATTCCAGACGTCTATGGGAGACACGATAGGGATCAGCCAGGCGTCCATGTCCAGGTGTGTGTCCAACGTGACCAGAGCCTTGGTGGAGAAGGCCCCTCAGTTCATCACCTTCAACAG AGAGCCGTCCTTCGAGGAGTTTGAGAGAGTGGCTGGATTTCCGGGAGTTCTCGGGGTTCTGGACTGTGTTCAG GTTGCCATCAAAGCTCCGAACAGCGAAGACTCCACATACGTGAACAAGAAGGGGTTTCACTCGGTGGCCTGTCAGCTGGTCTGCGATGCGCGGGGTTTGTTACTCAGCACAGAAACGCACTGGCCGGGCGGACTCGAGGACACCATAGTTTTAGAAAGGTCTGCTGTCCACAAACATCTGCAGGACAACAAGGAAGGCTGGCTGCTGG GTGATGGGCGTTACCCTTTAAGGAAGTGGCTGATGACCCCGGTGGAGCGTCCCGAGTCCCCCGCAGAGTTTCAGTATAACCTGGCTCATGTGGCCACGCATGAGATCGTGGACAGAACGTTTAGAGCCATCCAGACCAGATTCAG GCTCCGTGTGACATGTGACACATCCTATTTGTGCAGTATTCTCCAGAGAAGAGCTCGTCCATCCTCCTGGCCTGCTGTGTTCTCCACAACATCTCTCTTCAGTCTGGACTGGACGCCTGGACTCTGGAGAGGACGGAGCCTCTTGAGCAGCCCAAAATCCTGGACCAGAAACCAGAGGACCGGGACAGCGAAGCAGAAGAGCTCAGAAAACAGATCATCCACAAACACTTCAGCTGAGACAGCTCCGGCAGGAGGGATAAAAGACACGGACACGGCGCTGCTGATgcagtttttattattttgctgGTTTCTACTCTACTGA